Proteins encoded together in one Gemmatimonadota bacterium DH-78 window:
- a CDS encoding thioredoxin family protein: MTSALMLSLAVVCGAPSPGPVTAPLLPVAADTIEARIYGEGTAWADFLEATDRRRDTWHANYEGAEVFADLAARVQAVPGNWRLLVVAIDSCGDSANTIPYLARFVEGVGNLELRVVEPDIGNILMEAHPTPDGRGATPTVVVLNEAGDNVGCWVERPADLQSWWNANPDDLSTRDKLERKYEWYDADGGYHTILEVVEAIEAAGAGGHLCGRPLDPDMGWPEAGRGG; the protein is encoded by the coding sequence GTGACTTCCGCTCTGATGCTCTCGCTCGCCGTGGTCTGCGGCGCTCCCTCCCCCGGTCCCGTCACGGCGCCCCTCCTGCCCGTCGCGGCCGACACGATCGAGGCGCGCATCTACGGCGAGGGTACCGCGTGGGCCGACTTCCTCGAGGCCACCGACCGCCGCCGCGACACCTGGCATGCGAACTACGAGGGAGCCGAGGTGTTCGCCGACCTCGCCGCACGGGTGCAGGCGGTGCCCGGCAACTGGCGCCTGCTCGTGGTCGCGATCGATTCCTGCGGAGATTCCGCCAACACCATCCCCTACCTCGCGCGCTTCGTGGAGGGGGTCGGCAACCTCGAGCTGCGGGTGGTGGAGCCCGACATCGGCAACATCCTGATGGAGGCCCATCCGACGCCCGACGGACGAGGGGCCACGCCCACCGTGGTGGTGCTGAACGAGGCCGGAGACAACGTCGGGTGCTGGGTGGAGCGCCCGGCCGACCTGCAGTCGTGGTGGAACGCCAACCCCGACGACCTGTCCACCCGCGACAAGCTCGAGCGCAAGTACGAGTGGTACGACGCCGACGGGGGCTACCACACGATCCTCGAAGTGGTCGAGGCGATCGAGGCGGCCGGCGCCGGGGGTCACCTCTGCGGACGCCCCCTCGACCCCGACATGGGGTGGCCCGAGGCGGGGCGCGGCGGGTGA
- a CDS encoding VOC family protein, whose translation MSSAPTWKPAGYTSLSPYLMVNDAEALIAFLAEVLGAERLRAFPRPDGSVMHAEVRIDDTVVMMGEATGDWPVQPAHLHIYVPDVDAAFARAVERGAEVVEAPNRKPGDGDRRGGVRGPSGHTWWFSTQVAED comes from the coding sequence GTGAGTTCGGCCCCGACCTGGAAGCCGGCGGGGTACACCTCGCTGTCGCCCTACCTGATGGTGAACGATGCCGAGGCGCTGATCGCTTTCCTCGCCGAGGTGCTGGGGGCGGAGCGATTGCGTGCCTTCCCCCGCCCCGACGGGTCGGTGATGCACGCCGAGGTCCGGATCGACGACACCGTGGTGATGATGGGCGAGGCCACCGGCGACTGGCCGGTCCAGCCCGCCCATCTGCACATCTACGTGCCCGACGTGGACGCGGCCTTCGCGCGGGCCGTGGAGCGCGGAGCGGAGGTGGTCGAGGCCCCGAACCGAAAGCCCGGTGACGGCGACCGCCGGGGTGGCGTGCGGGGACCGAGCGGCCACACCTGGTGGTTTAGCACCCAGGTGGCGGAGGACTGA
- a CDS encoding HlyD family efflux transporter periplasmic adaptor subunit — translation MTRLALPFLAGLTLLAACGGSEGDTLEGSGTIEATEADLGFQLPGRLVAVSPREGARVEVGDTLARLDDAELQAALLAARANAAAALARRDEVDAGPRPQERAAAQAALTAAREAEAQARREADRARRLHEGGALSAQALEQANTRLESAAAAATQARQTADLLDEGARVEVRAAQSALLAQAEAAVERARAALDQTVLLAPISGLVTVRHREPGEIVSPGQPVTTIMDPGDRWVRIYLRGDRVGRVSLGQAASITVDAYPERRFVGEVSFIGSEAEFTPRNVQTPDERTQLVYPVKVRIVGDDALALKPGLPADVVLEESGS, via the coding sequence GTGACCCGCCTCGCCCTCCCGTTCCTGGCCGGCCTGACCCTGCTCGCTGCCTGCGGCGGCTCCGAGGGCGACACCCTCGAGGGCTCGGGCACCATCGAAGCCACGGAGGCCGACCTCGGCTTCCAGCTCCCGGGGCGCCTCGTGGCCGTGTCGCCCCGCGAAGGGGCGCGCGTGGAGGTCGGCGACACCCTCGCTCGACTCGACGACGCGGAACTGCAGGCTGCGCTCCTCGCGGCCCGGGCGAACGCAGCCGCGGCCCTCGCGCGGCGCGACGAGGTCGACGCGGGCCCGCGGCCCCAGGAGCGCGCGGCTGCGCAGGCGGCGCTGACCGCGGCCCGCGAGGCCGAGGCTCAGGCCCGCCGGGAGGCCGACCGTGCGCGCCGGCTGCACGAGGGGGGCGCCCTCTCCGCGCAGGCCCTGGAGCAGGCCAACACACGGCTCGAGTCGGCCGCGGCCGCCGCGACCCAGGCCCGACAGACGGCCGACCTTCTCGACGAGGGGGCACGGGTCGAAGTGCGGGCCGCGCAGAGTGCGCTGCTCGCGCAGGCCGAGGCCGCCGTCGAGCGCGCCCGGGCCGCCCTGGACCAGACCGTGCTCCTCGCGCCGATCTCCGGGCTGGTGACGGTGCGGCACCGCGAGCCCGGCGAGATCGTCTCCCCCGGCCAGCCCGTGACGACGATCATGGACCCGGGCGACCGATGGGTGCGCATCTACCTGCGGGGCGATCGGGTGGGCCGCGTGTCGCTCGGGCAGGCGGCGTCGATCACCGTGGACGCCTATCCCGAGCGGCGCTTCGTGGGCGAAGTCTCGTTCATCGGCAGCGAGGCGGAGTTCACACCGCGCAACGTGCAGACCCCCGACGAGCGCACGCAGCTCGTCTACCCGGTCAAGGTGCGGATCGTGGGCGACGATGCGCTCGCGCTGAAGCCGGGGCTCCCCGCCGACGTGGTGCTGGAGGAGTCGGGGTCGTGA
- a CDS encoding TolC family protein produces the protein MNSIARRRRPPGLRLALGLCALASAPLAGQTNAGVPTTLAGAVARALDVHPSVEAAEAAARSAEAARTSARSARLPHLSVESSATRFQEPMLVAPLHGFDPTTVPDFDATLVRGTLAAGYTVFDGGRRGARIHRAEALVEAGRAARDEAEAALILRTADAWLGVLTARELVRAQESREAALDEEVERARRLLDEGAAPRLVLLRAEADRASVQADGESARQALHLARSDLARILEVAPEDLVDAPMEAPVAHEEPPSEIDAAPPGLRAPAIARAQAAAEAAEAEVDAARAAWLPTLEAQLGYGLYAGGGVDAVAEWQAGVQIRYPIFAGGARAGEVERAEAEAARARAQARIVEDETARAVDAATAAEVEARRRIVALETAVASFTELSRVERLALDEGAGTQSDWLRAEAGLFQSRAALAEARFSALRARLARARALGRLDLAWIQSLSEMTP, from the coding sequence ATGAACAGTATCGCCCGGCGGCGGCGCCCCCCGGGGCTCCGCCTCGCCCTCGGTCTCTGCGCCCTCGCGAGTGCCCCGCTGGCCGGTCAGACGAACGCCGGGGTGCCGACCACGCTTGCCGGGGCCGTGGCGCGGGCGCTCGACGTGCATCCCTCGGTGGAAGCCGCCGAGGCCGCCGCCCGATCGGCCGAAGCCGCACGCACGAGCGCCCGCTCGGCGCGACTGCCCCACCTCTCGGTGGAGAGCTCGGCCACCCGCTTCCAGGAGCCGATGCTGGTGGCCCCGCTGCACGGCTTCGACCCCACGACGGTGCCCGACTTCGACGCCACCCTGGTGCGCGGAACCCTCGCGGCGGGGTACACCGTGTTCGACGGCGGCCGACGGGGAGCTCGCATTCATCGCGCCGAGGCGCTCGTCGAAGCCGGTCGCGCCGCGCGCGACGAGGCGGAGGCCGCCCTGATCCTTCGAACCGCCGACGCCTGGCTCGGCGTGCTCACCGCCCGCGAGCTGGTGCGCGCCCAGGAGAGCCGCGAGGCCGCCCTCGACGAGGAAGTCGAGCGGGCCCGACGACTGCTCGACGAGGGTGCCGCGCCCCGCCTGGTGCTGTTGAGGGCCGAGGCCGACCGCGCCTCGGTTCAGGCCGACGGAGAGTCCGCGCGGCAGGCCCTCCACCTCGCCCGCTCCGATCTCGCCCGGATCCTCGAGGTCGCCCCGGAGGATCTCGTCGATGCGCCGATGGAGGCGCCCGTCGCGCACGAGGAGCCGCCGAGCGAGATCGACGCCGCGCCCCCCGGGCTTCGCGCCCCCGCGATCGCCCGAGCGCAGGCGGCCGCCGAAGCGGCCGAGGCCGAGGTCGACGCGGCGCGCGCAGCCTGGCTCCCCACCCTCGAGGCGCAGCTCGGCTACGGCCTCTACGCCGGGGGCGGCGTCGACGCGGTGGCCGAGTGGCAGGCTGGGGTGCAGATCCGCTACCCGATCTTCGCCGGTGGGGCACGCGCCGGCGAGGTGGAGCGGGCCGAGGCCGAAGCCGCCCGCGCGCGGGCTCAGGCCCGGATCGTGGAAGACGAGACGGCCCGCGCCGTCGACGCCGCCACCGCTGCGGAAGTCGAGGCGCGGCGACGCATCGTGGCCCTCGAAACCGCTGTCGCAAGCTTCACCGAACTGTCTCGTGTGGAACGACTTGCCCTCGACGAGGGAGCCGGCACGCAATCCGACTGGCTGCGCGCTGAGGCCGGGCTCTTCCAGAGTCGAGCCGCTCTCGCCGAGGCCCGATTCTCGGCCCTTCGAGCGCGGCTCGCCCGGGCCCGCGCGCTCGGCCGGCTCGACCTCGCCTGGATCCAATCCCTCTCGGAGATGACGCCGTGA
- a CDS encoding TetR/AcrR family transcriptional regulator produces MNDSNPTPDTRAALIDAARGIFAEQGYDGASVRAITSRAGANLGAVTYHFGSKEALYHEVVASMMHPIRDRILEVARGEGAPLERLDAVVATYFEHFERYPDLPHFLIERIASGQLPPPPVLQTMTDVLRTVSGIVSEGQADGSIRAGNPVFMTLSLISQPVYLTLVQHPLRAVTNARFSRGALVDHARAFVRAGLSSTVESTP; encoded by the coding sequence ATGAATGACTCCAATCCGACACCCGACACTCGCGCCGCCCTCATCGACGCCGCTCGCGGAATCTTCGCGGAGCAGGGCTACGACGGGGCGTCCGTACGCGCCATCACCTCGCGCGCCGGGGCGAATCTCGGCGCGGTCACCTACCACTTCGGATCGAAGGAAGCGCTCTACCACGAGGTGGTCGCCTCGATGATGCACCCGATCCGCGACCGGATCCTCGAGGTGGCACGGGGGGAGGGCGCCCCGCTCGAACGGCTCGACGCGGTCGTGGCCACCTATTTCGAGCACTTCGAGCGCTACCCCGACCTGCCGCATTTCCTGATCGAGCGCATCGCCTCGGGTCAGCTCCCGCCCCCGCCCGTGCTGCAGACCATGACCGACGTGCTGCGAACCGTGTCGGGCATCGTCTCCGAGGGGCAGGCCGATGGCTCCATCCGTGCCGGAAACCCGGTGTTCATGACCCTCAGCCTCATCTCCCAGCCGGTCTACCTCACGCTGGTGCAGCATCCGCTGCGCGCCGTGACCAACGCCCGCTTCTCCCGGGGGGCCCTGGTCGATCACGCCCGCGCCTTCGTGCGCGCGGGACTCTCCTCCACCGTCGAGAGCACGCCATGA